One Alnus glutinosa chromosome 3, dhAlnGlut1.1, whole genome shotgun sequence genomic region harbors:
- the LOC133864034 gene encoding protein MAEA homolog, with amino-acid sequence MDSLSNGTATTITATPAAPTAPAPAPPSSRLVHLAESLKLEHQFLRVPFEHYKKTIRANHRVIEKEVSAVISGVSEAADSDVSNDEAVHHLSSLVSRLQGLKRKLEEGSRTENLQAHRCRARLDHLESADAENLVEWNNMRLKRILVDYMLRMSYYDTAAKLAESSNIQDLVDIDVFQEAKKVIDALQNKEVAPALVWCADNKSRLKKSKSKFEFQLRLQEFIELVRAENNLRAITYARKYLAPWGASHMKELQRVMATLAFRSNTECTTYKVLFEPKQWDFLVEQFKLEFCKLYGMTLEPLLNIYLQAGLSALKTPYCYEDDCTKEDPLSQDSFRKLAMPLPYSKQHHSKLVCYITKELMDTENPPQVLPNGYVYSAKALEEMAKKNSGKITCPRTGLVCNYSDLVKAYIS; translated from the exons ATGGATTCTCTTTCCAACGGAACGGCGACCACCATCACGGCCACCCCGGCGGCCCCAACGGCCCCGGCTCCGGCCCCACCGTCGTCGAGGCTGGTCCATCTGGCTGAGTCCCTGAAGCTGGAGCACCAGTTCCTGCGGGTCCCATTCGAGCACTACAAGAAGACGATCCGAGCCAACCACCGCGTCATAGAGAAGGAGGTCTCCGCCGTGATCTCCGGCGTTTCCGAGGCCGCTGATTCGGACGTCTCCAACGACGAAGCCGTTCACCACCTCAGCTCGCTCGTGTCCCGACTGCAAGGGCTCAAAAGGAAG TTGGAAGAAGGAAGTCGTACAGAGAACTTGCAAGCACATAGGTGCCGGGCTCGGCTTGATCATTTGGAGTCGGCAGATGCCGAGAAtttggtggaatggaataataTGCGCTTGAAGCGGATTCTTGTGGACTACATGTTGCGAATGTCGTATTATGACACCGCAGCAAAGCTGGCTGAAAGCAGCAATATACAG GATCTTGTGGATATTGATGTATTCCAAGAAGCGAAAAAGGTAATTGATGCTCTTCAGAATAAAGAGGTAGCTCCTGCCCTAGTCTGGTGTGCTGATAACAAGTCAAGGTTGAAGAAGTCCAAG AGCAAATTTGAATTCCAGCTGAGACTTCAAGAGTTCATAGAGTTGGTACGAGCAGAAAACAATTTGCGAGCTATAACATATGCTCGGAAGTACCTCGCACCATGGGGTGCCTCCCATATGAAAGAATTGCAGAGGGTTATGGCAACACTGGCTTTTAGAAGTAACACCGAATGTACTACATACAAG gttTTATTTGAACCAAAACAATGGGATTTCCTGGTGGAACAATTTAAACTGGAATTCTGCAAATTATATGGCATGACGCTTGAACCTTTGCTGAATATCTATCTACAAGCTGGATTGTCCGCTCTCAAAACTCC ATACTGTTATGAAGATGATTGCACCAAGGAAGACCCTCTATCGCAGGATAGTTTCCGGAAACTAGCAATGCCATTACCATACTCTAAGCAGCATCATTCAAAGCTTGTTTGCTATATAACTAAAGAGCTAATGGACACAGAGAACCCTCCACAAGTTTTACCCAATGGCTACGTCTACAGCGCTAAG GCTCTCGAAGAAATGGCCAAGAAGAATAGTGGTAAAATCACCTGTCCAAGGACAGGTTTGGTCTGCAACTACTCCGATCTGGTTAAGGCGTATATATCTTAA